The following coding sequences are from one Geothrix sp. window:
- a CDS encoding M16 family metallopeptidase translates to MVRTSFLTAFLGTALLAQAIPPRPEAIAFKPLAFSVPRAGSFKTRLANGIPVYYAEDPVGVSFVRIKVMVKGGSYLDPAGKEGLATLMGSQLRDGGTQKVSASDLDERLEFLAGNITSDFGATSGTVSMTILEKDLKEGLDLFMQVLTQPAFAQERLDRAKDGFRQMMASRNDAVGTIAQAELARLLYGPSHFLSVQPTTDSLASLSREDLAACHARLLHPKNLVVSVSGRLKRKDMLELLQKTLGRIPAGPAAQASPAVPVPAHRPRPGIYVVDKDVPQSLVQFALPGLRRTDPDWHAAVVLNQVLGGSGFTCRLMKKIRSDEGLTYGIGTQFTDGAFWTGLWKGSFQTKNLSVPFALRLLLAEVERIKSEPVPAEELASIKAAIIEAFPSEWGKKPVVVDTLAKEQVQGWPEDWWVDFRDRIQAVTAGDVQRVARQYLDPSRLTILVVGKAVDAEAGDAKDHPGLLKDVAPLPLTRLPLRDPLTLKPLP, encoded by the coding sequence ATGGTCCGCACCTCATTCCTGACCGCGTTCCTCGGCACCGCGCTCCTGGCCCAGGCCATTCCCCCGCGGCCCGAAGCCATCGCCTTCAAGCCGCTGGCCTTCTCCGTTCCCCGCGCCGGATCCTTCAAGACGCGCCTCGCCAACGGCATTCCGGTCTACTATGCCGAGGACCCGGTGGGGGTCTCCTTCGTGCGCATCAAGGTCATGGTCAAGGGAGGCTCCTACCTGGACCCCGCAGGCAAGGAGGGGCTGGCCACCCTCATGGGCTCCCAGCTGCGGGACGGGGGGACGCAGAAGGTCTCCGCCTCCGATCTGGACGAGCGGCTGGAATTCCTCGCGGGGAACATCACCAGCGACTTCGGCGCCACCTCCGGCACGGTGTCCATGACCATCCTGGAGAAGGACCTCAAGGAAGGCCTGGACCTCTTCATGCAGGTGCTCACCCAGCCCGCCTTCGCCCAGGAGCGCCTGGACCGGGCCAAGGACGGTTTCCGGCAGATGATGGCCAGCCGCAACGATGCGGTCGGCACGATCGCGCAAGCTGAGCTGGCGCGCCTGCTCTACGGCCCGTCCCATTTCCTGTCCGTCCAGCCCACCACTGACAGCCTTGCCTCCTTGTCCCGGGAGGACCTTGCCGCCTGCCACGCCCGCCTGCTCCATCCGAAGAATCTCGTCGTTTCCGTTTCCGGCCGCCTCAAGCGGAAAGACATGCTGGAGCTCCTCCAGAAGACCCTGGGACGGATCCCGGCGGGACCCGCAGCCCAGGCCAGCCCCGCCGTGCCTGTCCCGGCCCACCGCCCCAGGCCGGGCATCTACGTGGTGGACAAGGATGTCCCCCAGAGCCTCGTCCAATTCGCCCTGCCTGGGCTGCGGCGGACGGATCCCGACTGGCACGCCGCCGTCGTCCTGAACCAGGTCCTGGGCGGCAGCGGCTTCACCTGCCGGCTCATGAAGAAGATCCGCAGCGACGAAGGGCTCACCTACGGCATCGGCACCCAGTTCACTGATGGCGCCTTCTGGACCGGGCTCTGGAAGGGGTCCTTCCAGACCAAGAACCTGTCGGTCCCGTTCGCGCTGCGGCTGCTTCTGGCCGAGGTGGAGCGCATCAAGTCTGAGCCCGTGCCCGCCGAGGAACTGGCGAGCATCAAGGCCGCCATCATCGAGGCCTTCCCCTCGGAATGGGGAAAGAAGCCCGTGGTCGTGGACACCCTTGCCAAGGAGCAGGTCCAGGGTTGGCCCGAGGACTGGTGGGTGGACTTCCGGGACAGGATCCAGGCCGTCACGGCCGGGGATGTGCAGCGGGTGGCCCGCCAGTACCTTGATCCCTCCCGGCTCACGATCCTCGTCGTGGGCAAGGCCGTCGACGCGGAGGCGGGGGATGCCAAGGACCATCCAGGCCTCCTGAAGGACGTCGCCCCTCTGCCCCTGACCCGGCTGCCTCTGCGCGATCCACTGACCTTGAAACCCCTTCCCTGA
- a CDS encoding M16 family metallopeptidase codes for MKHRIPPTLLAALLGIPGLMAQEIPVQERVLPNGMRVILVERSGEPSISCGWVARVGSADERPGITGIAHLFEHMMFKGTRVIGTRDAVRDMELNREQDRVVVTIREEQDLLRERLRRGEIKDIGDPNARTPRLQAALDALDKLVREQRELIVKDEFSKVYSQGGATGMNADTTSDRTFYHIDVPANKLELWAWMEADRIRNGVFREFYSERSVVLEERRLRVEATPYGRTLESFTAMLWQAHPYRWPVIGWPSDITTITRDQADLFFSTYYAPNNISLVLVGDFRTGEAMATVQRYFGTLPANPVPPPKVTTLEPPQSGEQRLLAEADAMPMLAIAHKTVPSVHRDAPALKVLMALLQGDSGRLKRSLVNEKGIAVFAEAFASGMKYGGLFFLEAVPAPGHAPEELEAPLLAEIRTLQEQGVSDRELQKVKNQLAASALEIIEKNSDLRDQLAEAEGAGTYLDFLAQPARLQAVTREDVMRVARAYFTHENRATVIVRRKEAK; via the coding sequence ATGAAGCATCGAATTCCCCCGACCTTGCTAGCGGCCCTCCTGGGCATCCCAGGCCTGATGGCCCAGGAGATCCCGGTCCAGGAACGCGTCCTTCCCAACGGCATGCGCGTCATCCTGGTGGAACGCAGCGGGGAGCCCAGCATCTCCTGCGGCTGGGTCGCCAGGGTCGGCAGCGCCGACGAACGGCCGGGCATCACGGGCATCGCCCATCTCTTCGAGCACATGATGTTCAAGGGCACCCGCGTCATCGGGACCCGGGACGCCGTGCGCGACATGGAGCTTAACCGGGAGCAGGACCGGGTGGTGGTCACCATCCGCGAGGAGCAGGACCTGCTCCGGGAGCGCCTGCGCCGGGGTGAAATCAAGGACATCGGGGACCCGAACGCGAGGACGCCGCGCCTCCAGGCCGCCCTGGACGCCCTGGACAAGCTGGTGCGGGAGCAGCGGGAGCTCATCGTCAAGGACGAATTCAGCAAGGTCTACAGCCAAGGCGGCGCCACGGGCATGAATGCAGACACCACGAGCGACCGCACCTTCTACCACATCGATGTCCCCGCCAACAAGCTGGAGCTCTGGGCCTGGATGGAAGCGGACCGGATCCGGAACGGCGTGTTCCGTGAATTCTACAGCGAACGCAGCGTGGTTCTCGAGGAACGCCGGCTCCGCGTCGAGGCGACACCCTACGGCAGGACCCTCGAGTCCTTCACCGCCATGCTCTGGCAGGCCCACCCCTACCGCTGGCCCGTCATCGGGTGGCCCAGCGACATCACGACGATCACCCGGGATCAGGCGGATCTGTTCTTCTCGACCTACTACGCCCCCAACAACATCTCCCTCGTGCTGGTGGGAGACTTCCGGACTGGCGAGGCCATGGCGACCGTACAGCGCTACTTCGGGACCCTTCCCGCCAATCCCGTCCCACCGCCCAAGGTGACGACCCTGGAGCCGCCGCAAAGCGGGGAACAGCGCCTTCTGGCCGAGGCCGATGCCATGCCCATGCTCGCGATCGCCCACAAGACGGTCCCTTCGGTGCACAGGGATGCCCCGGCCCTCAAGGTCCTCATGGCCCTCCTCCAGGGTGATTCGGGTCGCCTGAAGCGCTCCCTCGTCAACGAAAAGGGCATCGCGGTGTTCGCGGAAGCCTTTGCCTCTGGCATGAAATACGGGGGCCTTTTCTTCCTGGAGGCCGTCCCGGCTCCAGGCCACGCGCCGGAAGAGCTGGAAGCTCCGCTCCTCGCCGAAATCCGGACCCTTCAGGAGCAAGGGGTCAGCGACCGCGAACTCCAGAAGGTGAAGAACCAGCTGGCTGCCAGCGCCCTTGAAATCATCGAGAAGAACAGCGATCTCCGCGACCAGCTGGCCGAGGCCGAGGGCGCCGGGACGTACCTGGATTTCCTGGCGCAGCCGGCGCGCCTGCAGGCCGTGACCCGGGAGGACGTCATGCGGGTCGCACGCGCCTATTTCACCCACGAAAACCGCGCGACCGTGATCGTCCGCCGCAAGGAGGCCAAGTAA
- a CDS encoding TonB-dependent receptor — protein sequence MHHFKARSLSGRLCALLIASSGVLVAQTSAVGHISGKVTYPDGKPAVGQLVLLETPRGNREIRTDANGQFLVANLVPGKVLVKVNIKDMMDFKTEVLVAAYQTAVMAIHLMPQAAQTIEVIAYASTLALNTTDPSQAKIGLTTSMDHVDLLPIPVTTTMDRFTTMMTLVPGTNSGYAIHGASTMAFHVDGVDTTDSNFGNMGTGLNNDLMDQIQVLTGGVSAKYGRFDGGVFSVTTKSGSNTFEGSTRMTLSNPKWGGVGKTPEIYKALGIPLSRPLDNTTTIQSYTFMGPIIKDTLFFSLGYQTYSPSQKTAQATNGLTFGSVPYVATSSETRQDFKLDWSVDTSNRLSFQYNAVKSDNTNQSTNYGNPSSLATLSGLDHQERGYYSLGWTSQLSSNLLLDVKYNDAFYKKGGSGTGSTGGDSVVTWLDVPDFTLFDNGAFTSVKEERHQKVFSVGVTEYFNAMGEHQLEAGIESYKFTLESGALDFPSGYLISFNGFTPGASTPALSNRILEVQNPALTSLTWQQAMTGKATTKNHSLYVNDTWTINKNVSLNLGLRYDKFTSDTTPENNHYATDAYAPRLAFNYDLKGDRQDVVTLTAAVYTAQILQGNLANATVTKTPITKNYVYIGTGGPAQGTGADALTSTGAINWAAWGNLAGATGQGNPASTLDPIQNRTTFVDPNLKAPRTREITLGFHHETQKQAFAATLIRRWMDRFVDDIWYGDGIAPGVAKVLISNDPDGKRDYYGLEVTYRNNAIEHLSFGGNVTWGRAMGNDGAQANNFGSGISRDRLAPYGPSFPLDRPLIAHTDLVYRNSLGKGTYNVSLLGSYFGKETYGYRWGVALTDPSLVAQGYAYTYRKYFPELGPHHQPAYFTLDMQIGYEAPFAKWAKGFVKFNINNILNYMPNTMNTYYGTAYTGSYVPFTLVDGLGTVNVPPRSVTLDLGIRF from the coding sequence ATGCATCACTTCAAAGCACGATCCCTGTCCGGGCGCCTTTGCGCCCTGCTCATCGCCTCCTCCGGCGTCCTCGTCGCGCAGACCAGCGCCGTGGGCCACATCTCCGGCAAGGTGACCTACCCCGACGGAAAGCCTGCCGTCGGCCAGCTCGTCCTACTCGAGACCCCTCGTGGCAACCGGGAAATCCGCACGGACGCCAATGGCCAGTTCCTGGTCGCCAACCTGGTCCCCGGCAAGGTCCTCGTGAAGGTCAACATCAAGGACATGATGGACTTCAAGACCGAGGTCCTGGTGGCGGCCTACCAGACTGCCGTCATGGCCATCCACCTCATGCCCCAGGCCGCGCAGACGATCGAGGTGATCGCTTATGCTTCCACGCTGGCGCTGAACACGACCGATCCGAGCCAGGCGAAGATCGGCCTCACCACATCCATGGACCACGTCGACCTGCTTCCGATTCCTGTCACCACCACCATGGATCGGTTCACCACGATGATGACCCTGGTGCCCGGAACGAACTCCGGGTACGCCATCCATGGGGCCTCGACCATGGCCTTCCATGTGGACGGCGTGGACACCACCGATTCCAACTTTGGCAACATGGGAACCGGTTTGAACAATGACCTCATGGACCAGATCCAGGTGCTCACAGGCGGGGTTTCCGCGAAATATGGCCGGTTTGATGGTGGCGTGTTCAGCGTGACGACCAAAAGCGGATCGAACACCTTCGAAGGGTCGACGCGCATGACCCTTTCGAATCCCAAGTGGGGCGGCGTCGGCAAGACCCCCGAGATCTACAAGGCCCTTGGCATACCGTTGTCCAGGCCCTTGGACAACACCACGACCATCCAGTCGTACACCTTCATGGGCCCCATCATCAAGGACACGCTGTTCTTCTCCCTGGGTTACCAGACCTATTCTCCGAGCCAGAAGACGGCCCAGGCGACCAACGGCCTCACCTTCGGCAGCGTACCCTACGTGGCAACCAGCAGCGAAACCCGACAGGACTTCAAGCTGGACTGGTCCGTGGACACGTCCAACCGGCTCTCCTTCCAGTACAACGCGGTCAAGTCCGACAATACCAATCAGAGCACGAATTACGGCAACCCCTCCTCTCTGGCGACCCTGAGCGGGCTCGACCACCAGGAGCGGGGCTACTACTCACTGGGTTGGACCAGTCAGCTCTCATCCAATCTCCTGCTGGACGTCAAGTACAACGACGCCTTCTACAAGAAGGGAGGCTCCGGAACGGGTTCGACTGGGGGCGACTCCGTCGTCACCTGGCTGGATGTGCCGGACTTCACCCTGTTCGACAACGGCGCCTTCACCAGTGTGAAGGAGGAAAGGCACCAGAAAGTCTTCAGCGTGGGCGTCACTGAGTATTTCAATGCCATGGGCGAGCACCAACTGGAAGCGGGCATCGAGAGCTACAAGTTCACGCTGGAATCCGGGGCCTTGGACTTCCCGTCGGGCTACCTCATCAGCTTCAATGGCTTCACCCCGGGGGCCAGCACCCCGGCCTTGTCCAACCGGATCCTCGAGGTCCAGAACCCCGCGCTGACCAGCCTGACCTGGCAGCAGGCCATGACCGGCAAGGCCACGACCAAGAACCATTCGCTCTACGTGAACGACACCTGGACCATCAACAAGAACGTGTCCTTGAACCTGGGCTTGCGCTACGACAAGTTCACCAGCGACACCACGCCCGAGAACAACCACTATGCCACGGACGCATATGCGCCCCGCCTGGCTTTCAACTATGACCTGAAGGGTGACCGGCAGGACGTGGTCACGCTCACGGCCGCGGTCTACACGGCCCAGATCCTCCAGGGCAACCTGGCCAACGCGACCGTCACCAAGACCCCGATCACCAAGAACTACGTCTACATCGGCACGGGCGGTCCCGCCCAGGGCACGGGCGCGGACGCCCTGACCTCCACCGGGGCCATCAACTGGGCGGCCTGGGGCAACCTCGCAGGCGCCACGGGCCAGGGCAACCCCGCGAGCACCCTTGATCCCATCCAGAACCGCACCACGTTCGTGGATCCGAACCTCAAGGCCCCGAGGACCCGGGAAATCACCCTCGGCTTCCACCATGAGACCCAGAAGCAGGCCTTCGCCGCGACCCTGATCCGCCGCTGGATGGACCGGTTCGTGGACGACATCTGGTACGGAGACGGCATCGCTCCGGGCGTGGCCAAGGTCCTCATCTCCAACGACCCCGACGGGAAGCGTGACTACTATGGACTCGAGGTGACCTACCGCAACAACGCCATCGAGCACCTCTCCTTCGGAGGCAACGTCACCTGGGGCCGCGCCATGGGCAATGATGGCGCCCAGGCCAACAACTTCGGCTCAGGCATCAGCCGGGACCGGCTGGCGCCCTATGGTCCTTCCTTCCCTCTCGACCGCCCCCTCATCGCCCATACCGACCTGGTCTACCGGAATTCGCTCGGCAAGGGGACCTACAACGTCTCCTTGTTGGGCAGTTACTTCGGGAAGGAGACCTACGGCTATCGCTGGGGAGTGGCCCTGACCGATCCGAGCCTGGTGGCCCAAGGCTATGCCTACACGTACCGGAAGTATTTCCCCGAACTTGGTCCCCACCACCAGCCTGCCTACTTCACCCTGGACATGCAGATTGGCTACGAGGCTCCCTTCGCCAAATGGGCCAAGGGGTTCGTGAAGTTCAATATCAATAACATCCTGAACTACATGCCCAACACCATGAACACGTACTATGGGACCGCCTACACCGGGTCCTACGTGCCGTTCACGCTGGTCGATGGGTTGGGCACCGTGAACGTGCCCCCGCGCAGTGTCACCCTGGATCTCGGCATCCGGTTCTAG
- a CDS encoding TlpA disulfide reductase family protein has protein sequence MTINRPDHSGLSLEQPMPHTPRTTRMALLLAASWLALPACAAAPAPPPAQVAEAPAITLKVGDVAPPFVHGTWLKGQPVAALAKGQIYVVEFWATWCGPCKVSMPHLSELAKTYKGKATFIGVDILEKGKSPEAIEKNVAAFVKAKGDAMAYLVCRDTPDGAMYKTWMQAAGEEGIPLAFIVDGSGRIVWKGHPMTMEKVVEAVVAGTFDAAAFTKAAEMEQKVQMDIYKLTLAKDWKGVLGVLGTFQPSTKTGKEQADMWTLQAQLHLDEKAAERAYAKIIEEDSDILLNLGILIVGEEGLSKVWYARAATLLTPEVEKEPALLGKLALAQFNAGDTKAAVATKARELAWWLPYSAEKLKENPGAEGEKFVKNYTSKIEAELKRYQTAANQ, from the coding sequence ATGACGATCAACCGTCCGGACCATTCCGGCCTCTCACTGGAGCAACCCATGCCTCACACCCCGCGGACCACTCGAATGGCCCTCCTCCTTGCCGCATCCTGGCTTGCCCTGCCCGCCTGTGCCGCGGCGCCGGCGCCTCCGCCTGCCCAGGTGGCAGAGGCACCGGCCATCACGCTCAAGGTCGGGGACGTGGCCCCGCCCTTTGTCCACGGAACGTGGCTGAAGGGGCAACCGGTTGCCGCGCTCGCCAAGGGACAGATCTACGTCGTGGAGTTCTGGGCGACCTGGTGCGGCCCGTGCAAGGTCTCCATGCCACATCTGTCGGAACTGGCCAAGACGTACAAGGGCAAGGCCACGTTCATCGGCGTGGATATCTTGGAGAAGGGCAAGTCCCCCGAGGCCATCGAAAAGAACGTGGCTGCCTTCGTCAAGGCCAAGGGCGACGCCATGGCCTACTTGGTCTGTAGGGACACTCCAGACGGAGCCATGTACAAGACGTGGATGCAAGCTGCCGGCGAGGAAGGCATTCCACTGGCTTTCATCGTCGACGGTTCGGGCCGGATCGTGTGGAAGGGACACCCGATGACCATGGAGAAGGTGGTCGAAGCCGTCGTCGCGGGAACCTTTGATGCCGCGGCCTTCACGAAGGCTGCGGAAATGGAGCAAAAGGTCCAGATGGACATCTACAAGTTGACCCTGGCCAAGGACTGGAAAGGCGTCCTCGGTGTTTTGGGCACCTTCCAACCCTCGACCAAGACGGGCAAGGAGCAAGCGGACATGTGGACGCTGCAGGCCCAGCTGCACCTGGACGAAAAGGCCGCGGAGAGGGCCTATGCCAAAATCATTGAGGAGGATTCTGACATTCTCCTGAACCTCGGCATTCTCATCGTTGGCGAAGAAGGTCTCTCCAAGGTTTGGTACGCCAGGGCGGCCACCCTGCTCACACCTGAAGTGGAAAAGGAGCCCGCCCTGCTCGGGAAGCTGGCCCTGGCCCAGTTCAATGCGGGGGACACCAAGGCCGCCGTGGCAACCAAGGCCAGGGAATTGGCGTGGTGGCTCCCCTACTCCGCGGAAAAGCTCAAGGAGAACCCTGGAGCTGAAGGGGAGAAGTTCGTCAAGAATTACACCTCGAAAATCGAAGCCGAGCTGAAGCGGTACCAGACGGCGGCCAACCAGTAG
- a CDS encoding aminotransferase-like domain-containing protein, protein MRPQSLFLTLADAPGSPLYQRIALTLQNAILEGRVPRQTALPGSRVLADLLGVNRRTVIAALQELEAQGWLVTRPNSGTFVADELPSGAGVGPHPGTLPGAQVGFDLPSILQPASMTVAGDLLLEDGAPDPRLAPAEELAKGYQRALRRHGPRILSDRDPLGTPLLREIVAAWVSERHGVSVGPERILITRGSREALVLLAGALFRPGSLAAVENPGNRRAWDIFQQIAKMELRPVTVDAEGMVPSALEAVLRQDRIRVLYLTPRRQFPTTAVLSQERKKAILQLAETYRLAVLEDDYDGEYCYEGARTEPLLSMDGTGQVIHIGSLSRLLAPGLKLGYMVLPPPLIPYLAKLRRSRGELGDPVLEWAVADLIRDGELVRHLRKVRKIYASRRDFLVARLQKDLGDHLEVVTPQGGLSLWLRGREGTDLEAWIQAARSSGLILNPPSFFHEGTPEPAFRMGFAQADERELEEAVTRLEKARRTLGPVAG, encoded by the coding sequence ATGCGCCCCCAGAGCCTCTTCCTCACCCTTGCCGACGCCCCCGGGTCCCCCCTCTATCAGCGGATCGCCCTGACCCTCCAGAATGCGATCCTGGAAGGCCGTGTGCCGCGCCAGACGGCCCTGCCGGGGTCCCGGGTGCTTGCGGATCTGCTGGGGGTCAACCGGAGGACGGTCATCGCCGCCCTCCAGGAACTGGAAGCCCAGGGCTGGCTCGTCACCCGGCCCAACAGCGGGACCTTCGTGGCCGACGAACTCCCCTCGGGGGCGGGGGTAGGCCCCCACCCGGGGACCCTGCCGGGGGCGCAGGTCGGGTTCGACCTGCCCAGCATCCTTCAGCCGGCCTCCATGACGGTGGCCGGCGACCTCTTGCTGGAGGATGGGGCGCCCGATCCACGACTGGCCCCGGCTGAGGAACTGGCCAAGGGCTACCAGCGGGCCCTCCGGCGTCACGGTCCGCGCATTCTCTCCGACCGCGATCCGCTGGGGACGCCCCTGCTGCGGGAGATCGTGGCGGCCTGGGTTTCGGAACGGCACGGGGTGTCCGTCGGCCCGGAAAGGATCCTGATCACGCGGGGCAGCCGTGAAGCCTTGGTCCTTTTGGCGGGCGCCCTGTTCCGGCCGGGGAGCCTCGCGGCGGTGGAGAATCCTGGCAACCGCAGGGCCTGGGATATCTTCCAGCAGATCGCGAAGATGGAACTCCGCCCGGTGACGGTGGACGCCGAGGGCATGGTGCCCTCCGCCCTGGAGGCCGTCCTGCGACAGGACCGGATCCGGGTGCTCTACCTCACGCCGCGGCGCCAGTTTCCCACTACGGCCGTCCTCTCGCAGGAGCGGAAGAAGGCGATCCTGCAGCTGGCCGAGACTTACCGACTGGCCGTCCTCGAAGATGATTATGACGGCGAGTACTGCTACGAGGGGGCCCGTACCGAACCGCTCCTCTCCATGGATGGCACCGGGCAGGTCATCCACATTGGCTCCCTGTCGCGCCTCCTGGCCCCGGGTCTCAAGCTCGGCTACATGGTTCTGCCGCCGCCCCTCATCCCCTACCTGGCGAAGCTCCGCCGGAGCCGGGGGGAACTGGGAGATCCGGTGCTCGAATGGGCGGTCGCAGACCTCATCCGGGATGGAGAGCTCGTCCGTCACCTCCGGAAGGTGCGAAAGATCTACGCGTCCCGGCGCGATTTCCTCGTGGCCAGACTGCAGAAGGACCTGGGCGACCATCTTGAGGTGGTGACTCCCCAGGGAGGGCTGAGCCTCTGGCTGCGCGGACGGGAAGGAACCGATCTGGAAGCCTGGATCCAGGCCGCTCGCTCCAGCGGGTTGATCCTGAATCCCCCGTCCTTCTTCCACGAGGGGACGCCGGAACCTGCCTTCAGGATGGGTTTCGCACAGGCGGACGAACGTGAACTTGAAGAGGCCGTAACACGCCTGGAAAAGGCCCGCCGCACATTGGGCCCGGTGGCCGGGTAG